From a region of the Chitinophaga caseinilytica genome:
- a CDS encoding C40 family peptidase → MPLAITIVPVMPLRAEPSHRAEMISQAVFGECLETETVTQDGWVKVRMQYEGYEGWVTLSHLETIPQGLFEAPPTHVVRHWQAVLQLNGKPVHVPYGSLLKLGTAEWGSVSVAAGEGIVPFKPAPAPREAWEPIAMEFLNTGYLWGGKTVFGTDCSGFTQTVYKILGIPLLRDAYQQAAQGETISFLQEVKPGDLAFFDNPEGRITHVGIMLDEQRIIHSSGKVRIDPVDNQGIVNADTGERTHKLRLIKRLF, encoded by the coding sequence ATGCCATTAGCGATCACGATTGTGCCGGTCATGCCCCTCCGGGCGGAGCCTTCGCACCGGGCTGAAATGATTTCCCAGGCAGTTTTCGGGGAATGTCTTGAAACAGAAACCGTTACGCAAGACGGTTGGGTGAAAGTACGGATGCAATACGAAGGGTATGAGGGCTGGGTAACGCTTTCGCACCTGGAAACCATTCCGCAGGGCTTGTTCGAGGCGCCCCCCACGCATGTGGTGCGCCACTGGCAGGCCGTACTGCAGTTGAACGGAAAGCCCGTCCACGTGCCCTACGGCAGTTTGCTGAAGCTGGGCACCGCTGAATGGGGGAGCGTATCAGTAGCGGCCGGCGAAGGGATCGTGCCCTTTAAGCCGGCTCCCGCGCCGCGGGAGGCCTGGGAGCCCATTGCCATGGAATTCCTGAATACGGGGTATTTATGGGGCGGGAAAACGGTGTTCGGCACAGACTGTTCCGGCTTTACACAAACCGTGTATAAAATTCTCGGCATCCCCTTACTGAGAGACGCCTACCAGCAGGCCGCACAGGGAGAAACCATTTCGTTCCTCCAGGAAGTAAAACCCGGCGACCTGGCGTTTTTCGACAATCCCGAAGGGCGCATCACCCACGTGGGCATTATGCTCGACGAGCAGCGGATCATCCATTCGTCCGGGAAGGTGCGCATCGATCCGGTAGACAATCAAGGCATCGTGAACGCCGACACGGGCGAGCGGACGCATAAGTTGCGGCTCATCAAACGGTTGTTCTGA